In Silene latifolia isolate original U9 population chromosome 3, ASM4854445v1, whole genome shotgun sequence, a single window of DNA contains:
- the LOC141649475 gene encoding putative mitochondrial protein AtMg00310, with protein sequence MALIDNVMKRVSSWNGIFLSPAGRLILISSVLSNISNYFLSIFKIPVSVTSKINSLLSHFWWAGCKSGKSTHWCSRNFLSLPKSSGGLGMRNIECLNQALLAKQAWRIVSGQESIFRRVFRAKLFGRQGIHDGMTYNKPSNMSWGVRSLRYGLDLISHNVAWKPGIKSSLNVWSSCWVNGETPEPSVQVLLPKNVDLKDLTVKDFRLADGS encoded by the coding sequence ATGGCGCTTATTGACAATGTCATGAAGCGGGTCTCATCCTGGAATGGGATTTTTCTCTCACCGGCAGGTAGGCTTATCTTAATTTCATCCGTCCTATCAAATATTTCAAATTACTTTCTATCGATTTTCAAAATTCCGGTAAGTGTGACTAGCAAAATTAATTCTTTGTtatcacatttttggtgggctgGATGTAAGTCTGGGAAGAGTACTCATTGGTGTAGTAGAAATTTCCTGAGTTTGCCAAAGAGTTCTGGTGGGCTTGGAATGCGTAATATTGAATGCCTGAACCAAGCCCTGCTGGCTAAGCAGGCTTGGAGGATTGTGTCGGGCCAGGAGTCTATTTTTCGTAGGGTTTTTCGAGCTAAGCTTTTTGGAAGGCAAGGGATACATGATGGGATGACATATAATAAGCCAAGTAATATGTCTTGGGGGGTGAGGAGCCTTCGGTATGGTTTAGATCTTATCTCCCACAATGTTGCGTGGAAACCAGGGATTAAGTCTAGTCTTAATGTTTGGAGTTCTTGTTGGGTGAATGGTGAGACTCCTGAACCGAGTGTTCAAGTTCTGCTACCGAAAAATGTCGACTTGAAAGATCTGACAGTCAAGGATTTCCGTTTGGCGGATGGAAGTTAG
- the LOC141647837 gene encoding uncharacterized protein LOC141647837 yields MTKVYGTGTYDFKRHHVAEYPVDLHKPPESSPISTTAPNSITLSDIQRDRLTQIAAATWLPSSSTSAAAAAAAFNPDLVDQIYRTELTVKSGKKTVPLQRVMILEVSQYLENYLWPHFDPNTATFEHLMSMILMINEKFRENVAAWVCFHDRKGVFRAFLERVLHLKDQGDRFSIVEKTNYLVFMINAFQSLEDEVVSETVLRLAGLQCWHSLSFGRFQMELCLNPNLIKKWKKMTKAEAKKAKKRGESYDPLNSVEATFLKNLFEEFLEVLNSKVFHRAQHDSENLDGNFEKVDDACILYCERFMEFLIDLLSQLPTRRYLRPLVADVAVVAKCHLSALYTHQRGKLFSQLVDLLQFYETFEINDHEGTQLTDDEVLQAHYDRFQSFQLLGFKKMPKLRELALANIGAVDKRVDLSKKLSVLSPEELKDLICSKLKLISKDDPWSDRVDFLIEVMVSFFEKQKSQKEAINALPLYPNEQIMWDESLVPSINYSGEGCLALPKLNLQFLTLHDYLLRNFNLFRLESTYEIREDIQEAVPHLLPYINSEGETAFRGWSRMAVPIREFKITEIKQPNIGEVKPAAATANITFSIASYRSHIRSEWDALKEHDVLFLLSIRPSFEPLSEEESDKATVPQRLGLQYVRGCEVIEVQDEEGNPMNDFTGKNKRDEWKPPKGELRTITVALDTAQYHMDVTDIAEKGVEDVYGTFNILMRRKPKENNFKAILESIRDLMNETCIVPDWLHNIFLGYGNPSAAQWTNMPDLLETVDFKDTFLDADHLKESFSEYQISFVKPDGSENKCPEPPFRIRLPKTLKSNPQALPGNKCNVTLSGDENGSAVLETLIVETYVPPNPGPYPQDKPKQNSVRFTSTQIGAIISGVQPGLTMVVGPPGTGKTDTAVQILNVLYHNCPTQRTLIITHSNQALNDLFEKIMERDVPARYLLRLGQGEQELATDLDFSRQGRVNAMLVRRLELLGEVERLARSLKLPDDVGYTCETAGYFWLLHVYSRWEQFLADCSDNKDKSMYVRDRFPFTEFFSNAPQPIFTGDSFDKDMRAAKGCFRHLKTMFQELEECRAFELLKSTVNRANYLMTKQAKIVAMTCTHAALKRKDFLQLGFKYDNLLMEESAQILEIETFIPMLLQRQEDGYARLKRCILIGDHHQLPPVVKNMAFQKYSHMDQSLFTRFVRLGIPYIELNAQGRARPSIAKLYNWRYRELGDLLSVKQGTIFQRANAGFSYDYQLVDVPDYQGKGESAPSPWFYQNEGEAEYIVSVYIYMRLLGYPANKISILTTYNGQKLLIRDVISRRCVPYDFIGPPNKVATVDKFQGQQNDFILLSLVRTRFVGHLRDVRRLVVAMSRARLGLYVFCRRSLFEQCYELQPTFQRLLQRPDRLSLNLSEYVTNTDRLVEETGPVYLVSGVEEMGNIVNSKMHEVYQARMVHHRYNPSYIGQEDTSIHEAPHFGQQNSVSDMDTDISTTGNGEAHDVRPENIPEKVNDVGNDNLQPENNVKKSDSEVMEE; encoded by the exons ATGACGAAAGTATATGGCACAGGCACCTACGATTTCAAGCGCCACCATGTCGCCGAGTACCCTGTCGACCTTCACAAACCACCCGAGTCCTCCCCAATCTCCACCACCGCACCTAACTCCATCACTCTCTCCGACATTCAGCGCGACCGTCTCACTCAAATCGCTGCTGCTACCTGGCTCCCTTCCTCCTCCACCTCCGCCGCCGCTGCCGCTGCCGCTTTCAACCCTGACCTCGTCGACCAAATTTACCGCACCGAGCTCACCGTTAAGTCTGGTAAGAAGACTGTCCCGTTACAGCGTGTTATGATTTTGGAGGTTAGCCAGTATCTTGAGAATTATCTTTGGCCTCATTTCGACCCTAATACTGCCACTTTCGAGCATCTTATGAGTATGATTCTTATGATTAATGAGAAG TTTAGAGAAAATGTCGCCGCCTGGGTGTGCTTTCATGATAGGAAAGGTGTATTTAGGGCATTCTTAGAGCGTGTTCTTCACCTTAAGGATCAG GGAGACCGTTTCAGTATTGTGGAGAAGACAAACTATTTGGTTTTCATGATCAATGCCTTTCAG AGCTTAGAGGATGAAGTCGTTAGTGAGACTGTTCTAAGGCTGGCGGGTCTGCAATGCTGGCATAGCTTGTCATTTGGTCGCTTTCAG ATGGAACTGTGTCTTAATCCAAATCTGATAAAGAAATGGAAAAAGATGACGAAAGCAGAAGCCAAAAAGGCTAAGAAACGAGGAGAAAGCTATGATCCCTTAAATTCTGTGGAAGCGACGTTTCTAAAGAATCTGTTTGAAGAGTTCCTAGAG GTGCTCAATTCTAAGGTGTTCCACAGAGCACAACATGATTCAGAAAATCTTGATGGCAACTTTGAAAAAGTTGATGATGCTTGCATCTTATACTGTGAGAGGTTTATGGAGTTTCTTATAGATCTATTGAGCCAACTGCCGACAAGAAG ATACTTGAGGCCCCTTGTGGCTGATGTTGCTGTGGTTGCTAAATGTCACTTAAGTGCACTTTACACTCATCAGAGGGGAAAGTTGTTTTCACAACTTGTTGACTTGTTACAGTTCTATGAAACTTTTGAGATTAATGATCATGAAGGGACACAGTTAACTGACGACGAGGTTCTTCAAGCTCATTATGACCGCTTTCAGTCCTTTCAGTTGCTTGGATTCAAGAAAATGCCCAAG TTGCGGGAGCTGGCATTAGCAAATATTGGTGCAGTAGACAAGCGTGTTGATCTCTCGAAAAAGCTGTCTGTTCTTTCACCTGAAGAACTAAAAGATTTAATTTGTTCCAAG CTCAAACTCATATCAAAGGATGATCCATGGTCTGATAGAGTTGATTTTCTCATTGAAGTCATGGTATCCTTTTTTGAGAAACAGAAGTCTCAGAAGGAAGCCATAAATGCTCTTCCACTCTATCCAAATGAGCAAATAATGTGGGATGAAAGCCTTGTACCTAGCATTAACTACTCAGGAGAAGGCTGCCTAGCTCTGCCAAAACTTAACTTACAGTTTTTGACCCTTCATGATTATCTCTTGAGAAACTTCAATCTTTTTCGTCTTGAGTCAACATATGAAATTCGGGAGGATATTCAGGAAGCTGTTCCTCACCTTCTTCCCTACATCAACAGTGAGGGAGAAACAGCTTTCCGCGGATGGTCGAGAATGGCTGTGCCCATAAGAGAATTTAAAATAACTGAGATTAAGCAGCCTAACATTGGGGAGGTAAAGCCAGCAGCAGCTACTGCAAATATTACATTTAGCATTGCCAGCTATCGATCACATATACGATCAGAATGGGATGCACTTAAAGAGCATGACGTTTTGTTTTTGCTTTCTATACGCCCTTCTTTCGAGCCATTGAGCGAAGAGGAATCTGATAAAGCAACTGTTCCACAAAGGCTTGGACTTCAATATGTACGTGGATGTGAAGTAATAGAGGTTCAAGATGAGGAAGGAAATCCGATGAATGATTTCACTGGGAAAAACAAACGGGACGAATGGAAGCCTCCCAAGGGTGAACTGAGAACTATTACTGTTGCACTAGATACAGCACAATATCACATGGATGTGACTGATATCGCAGAGAAAGGGGTTGAAGATGTGTATGGGACTTTTAATATTTTGATGCGTAGAAAACCCAAGGAAAACAACTTCAAGGCTATTTTAGAATCCATCCGAGATCTTATGAATGAAACTTGCATAGTCCCTGACTGGCTACACAACATTTTCTTGGGTTATGGAAATCCTTCGGCTGCTCAGTGGACTAACATGCCTGACCTTTTGGAGACGGTAGATTTTAAGGATACTTTCCTTGATGCAGATCACTTGAAAGAAAGTTTTTCTGAGTATCAG ATTTCCTTTGTCAAGCCTGATGGTTCAGAGAACAAGTGTCCAGAGCCTCCATTTCGGATCAGGCTTCCCAAGACGCTAAAAAGCAATCCTCAAGCTCTTCCTGGCAATAAATGCAATGTAACTCTGTCTGGTGATGAAAATGGTTCCGCAGTTCTGGAAACACTTATTGTTGAGACATATGTGCCTCCAAATCCAGGCCCTTATCCCCAGGATAAACCCAAACAGAACTCTGTCAGATTTACCTCAACACAG ATTGGAGCGATCATCTCTGGCGTTCAGCCTGGGTTGACAATGGTGGTAGGTCCGCCAGGTACTGGTAAAACAGATACAGCTGTTCAGATTTTGAACGTTCTCTATCACAACTGTCCTACTCAAAGGACATTGATTATTACTCATTCAAATCAAGCTTTGAATGATCTTTTTGAAAAGATAATGGAG AGAGATGTGCCTGCTCGGTATCTTCTTCGATTAGGACAAGGCGAGCAGGAATTAGCGACTGATCTTGACTTTAGTCGTCAGGGTCGTGTTAATGCAATGCTGGTGCGGCGATTGGAACTGCTTGGTGAGGTAGAGAGGCTAGCAAGATCTCTAAAGCTTCCTGATGATGTAGGTTATACTTGTGAAACTGCTGGATACTTTTGGCTACTGCATGTTTACTCACGTTGGGAGCAGTTTCTTGCTGATTGTTCTGATAATAAAGATAAGTCAATGTATGTTCGAGATCGTTTCCCTTTTACCGAGTTCTTTTCTAACGCCCCTCAACCAATTTTTACTGGTGATTCTTTTGATAAAGACATGCGTGCTGCAAAAGGGTGCTTTCGTCATCTGAAAACTATGTTTCAGGAGCTCGAAGAATGCAGGGCATTCGAGTTACTCAAATCAACGGTCAATAGGGCAAATTACCTTATGACTAAACAGGCGAAAATAGTTGCTATGACTTGTACACATGCCGCTCTTAAGCGGAAGGACTTCCTGCAGTTAGGATTCAAGTATGACAATCTACTAATGGAAGAAAGTGCACAAATATTGGAAATTGAGACTTTTATCCCAATGCTTCTTCAACGGCAAGAAGATGGATATGCACGTCTTAAACGTTGCATATTAATTGGTGATCATCATCAATTGCCTCCTGTTGTTAAGAACATGGCTTTCCAGAAGTATAGCCACATGGACCAGAGTTTGTTTACCAGGTTTGTTCGTCTGGGTATTCCATATATCGAGTTAAATGCCCAGGGTAGAGCACGGCCAAGTATAGCCAAACTTTATAACTGGCGATATAGAGAGTTGGGAGATCTTCTTTCTGTAAAGCAAGGCACTATCTTCCAGAGGGCAAATGCTGGCTTTTCTTATGACTACCAGTTAGTGGATGTGCCGGACTATCAGGGGAAAGGTGAATCCGCACCATCACCATGGTTTTACCAAAATGAGGGAGAGGCTGAATACATTGTTAGCGTTTATATTTACATGCGTTTATTGGGCTATCCTGCTAATAAGATATCCATATTAACAACCTATAATGGTCAGAAGCTCCTCATTCGTGATGTTATCAGCAGAAGATGTGTTCCGTACGACTTTATTGGGCCTCCAAACAAG GTTGCAACAGTGGACAAATTTCAAGGTCAGCAGAATGACTTCATTCTATTATCGCTTGTGCGAACTCGTTTTGTCGGTCATTTGCGTGATGTTAGAAGATTGGTTGTGGCAATGTCTCGTGCAAGACTGGGGCTTTATGTTTTCTGCCGTCGTTCATTATTTGAGCAGTGTTATGAACTACAGCCCACGTTTCAACGTCTTCTTCAGAGGCCAGATCGACTTTCATTGAACTTGTCTGAATATGTGACTAACACCGACCGTCTTGTCGAGGAAACTGGTCCAGTTTATCTTGTCAGTGGTGTGGAAGAGATGGGCAATATCGTCAACTCCAAAATGCATGAGGTCTACCAG GCAAGGATGGTTCATCATCGGTATAACCCTTCCTATATTGGGCAAGAAGACACGTCAATTCATGAAGCGCCCCATTTCGGTCAACAGAACTCGGTAAGCGACATGGACACAGATATATCTACAACAGGAAATGGTGAGGCACATGATGTCCGGCCCGAAAATATACCCGAGAAAGTTAATGATGTTGGAAACGACAACTTGCAACCAGAAAACAATGTGAAGAAATCAGATTCTGAAGTCATGGAGGAGTGA